From the Antennarius striatus isolate MH-2024 chromosome 15, ASM4005453v1, whole genome shotgun sequence genome, the window CCAATCAGCTTGAAGTCAGGGAGCAATTTTCAGTTGAGTCACTGACCCGCATGTGTTAGCATTGAAGCTATATCTCATGTGGATCTGTCTCTTCATGGGTCTTCAAGGTGTCCAGGATGGACAGCTCGATGATAAGTTCGATCTTAACAGGTGCATCATGACTTCATGGTTCTAACACTGTACCTTgttcttctctccctccttgCTGTCGGGTCATCATCGTCTTGTGACGGCGCTACCTTTCTGTGGACCAGACATCATGGTTCATCTCATATCTGTGACATCAACCAACACCCACCTCTGACCAAAACCCAATTTAGCAAATCAAAGATGTCAGCCTGCAGCGACTTTGCTGAACACGTGTGGAAACCTGGCTCCTGTAAGAACTGCTTCCACCCACTCAGCGCCCACCGCAGGACAGTCGGCAGTGCGGGTGGCAGCGAGCCAACCGCTTGTTCGAAGAGCGGCCCGGGCGGCGATGAAGAAGCTGGGCTAACGGCGCCTTTGCCCTACAGCAAGCCAACCATCGCCGTCAAACCCACAATGATGAGCCTCGACACCAACGAGTCAGTGGCCGACGTCAACATGAACATCGAGCAGGTGGTTCTCACTGTCGCAATCCTTAAGGTTTAGTAGCTCTCAGAATGATGCCTTGTTTAATTTGCCcttctgtttgtctgacagGAGAACACGAAGAGCCCAGCTGACCATCTGGGTCTGAAGCTTTTGAATCTTTCATCACTCTACATTGACGGCAATGGCTGCAACAAGATAGGCGGTCCTCAAGAGGCGGTCCTCAAGAGCCCCGAAACCAAGACGGACTACAACAACTGCTTCTCTCTGACTTCTTTATCCCCAAACATCCAGCCTAAAGACTCCATGGTCATCAGTAATATCTTTGTCACCCAGGAGGAAGGTAGAGGGTCTCATAGTTTAAAGAAGAATGCCACTGGTATGCAACGGGACACAAGAACCAAGATCATTTGTAATGGACCCAGTGTTACTGCCAGGCTAAATGGTCAGGGTTCTGTAGGCAAACCTTTTCCTGTGGGGGTTGTCCCTTCCAGTCCTGCCAGAGTTCACAGTAACAGTAGGAGCAGTGGGAGTTCTCCAGATGTCACAACTAAGACACCCAACACTCTTTCCAACTCGGCTTCAAGTCCTGACACATCCAACCACAATCCCCCGACATCCCTGAACTCACCCCCCCTGTCTAAACAGACCAGCCTGTCAGACTCGTCCTGTTCTTTCCGGAGTAGTACAGATTCTCTTCCTGGGGAAGAAGGGTTGGGACAAACACAAGTTGGATCAAGAAGTCTCCAAAGCCCAACAGCCTTATTGAGTTCGCAGTCAATCCCGAACTCTCCCAGTGGACGGCCAGATGTAGAACCCATCTATGCTGAGAGCACCAAGAAAAAGCGCCCGCCGCAAGGACATGGGGTTCAGTCCAAACCCGAACCTCTAAACCCGCCTAAGACCTCACCCCAGTGTTCTGAGCATCAGCATTCGGGAGACGGTCAGTGGACCACCATCACGGTAATGGCTGCTCACACAGAGGCTGATAACAAGACCTTCTACctaagcagtccagattcatCCATCAGCACTCAAAGCCACTTCAGCCCCACAGGGCGCAAAGACCCCAGCAGCCCGGCGTTCCGCTGGCCCGCCCCCAACACGCCGTCTTTGGTCTCTGAAGCTAGCCTTACCCCACCTCTGCACCCCAAACCTCAGTCCAGCCCCCCAGTTCCACCCAAAAGGACCAACCGTTCTCCCAAACTGGGTACCTCAAGTCTCTTGCCGTGCATGTCTTCTCCTGTACCTCTTCCCAATCTCCCGAAACTGGATACCCCCACCCTGTCACCGTCCATATCATCTCCCGTACCTCTTCCCGATCTCCCCAAACTGGGTACCCCCACCCTGTCACCGTCCGTATCATCTCCCATACCTCTTCCCGATCTCCCCAAACTGGGAACCCTCACTCTGTCACCGTCCGTATCATCTCCCGTCCCTCTCCCCGAACCTCCCATGCTTTTCCTAGTCTCTGCTAAAGAAGGCCACTTCAAGGTTCATACAGACAACCATACCGCGGTGTCAGAACGCTGGcacaaacccccccaccacagcCCTGGCTGGAACTGTCGcattgaggaagaggaggaggatgaggaaagggagagaaaagagggggagaagaagaagaaactgccCCACAGCACGGGGACAACTTATAGTTTGACAAGCCTGGTCAATGGTGCCTCTGTCTGGAAGGAGAGCAGGGACGTGAAGGCCCACAGAAGCCCCCCTCCAATGACAGAGCCAGGCACgacccccccggccccccacAACAATGGTGCCTGTCAGGGGGAGTCTAAGGACTCTGGTGGACAGGAGGAGGGCCAGCATAATGGGAGCATGCCGGCCAGGCAACGGCTGCATGGTCGCTCGTCGGAGCCGCTGGCAGCGGGGAAGGGGTCCGCCACCAACGAACCCAATCCACCTCCCCCACCACCAAAGAAACTGCACAGgtaagaaccaccagaaccagactCCAGATCCAGGTACTGACCCTCAAACCGGGTCAGACACCTGTCACCAATCAGGACTCTCGTTCGTGTTTTTATTCCTACTATTATCCAAACGTGTTGTTCGACCCCCGACCCCGGGGTCACGCGTCGGTGGGTTCTGATTGTCGCCGTGTGACCCcagatgatgaagacgaggatgaCCTTCTGTAAACTTCACGCAGAACGGGGGAAGGCCTTTGATAGAAAGGCGGAGCTTAAAGCTTGTTTCTGGTAGCGATGCGTTCGAGTCTAACGGACGTTTCATTACCGACTTTTTGTGCACTCGCTGCGATTTGAATGAAGCGACCATCAAACTACAGCTCGTGTTCGAGGCTCGCATCACAATTCCTGCAGCTGTAATCCAGATTAATTCAGTTTAACGCCGGGCGTGATGTCGAAATAACGTGTTCCGCGTCCATCTGCAGCTGTTAGCCGTGTCCGGCATTTATCAGCCTCCATTCGCTCGCCTATTATGGGATGTCCATTAATACGTGCCTTGTTCTATTCACGCGTCTTCTCCTCATTAACACAGAGCGCTCTGTGAAGTAACCTCGCCGCGTCACATGACCGCTGAGTCGTCTTAGCGGAACAGAAGACGAAACTGTTTGCTGATGTCACCACGGAGACAAAGACGATTAGCGGAGGCTCCGAGGCGTCTTTACAGGTTTTACTGGATGTTTGCATGTTGATGCTGAAGTCCCGGTAACGGTCTAGTTCCTGGTCCTGGcacctgacacccccccccccccagccaacACAGCCACTTATTGGCAGCATATGCTTTAACCTGAGTGTGCTCCAGGCTAAGAATACACTCCTCTGAGCGTCAGAGCAGAAATAGAGCCGCGGCCTTGTGTTGCAGCGACTCCTGCATCAAGTGGCCTAAAAATAACGATTGTATTGTCTGGGACGGCGTGACGTGGCGTTGTTTCCTCAGCAGATGTTCGACCATCTTGAGCCGCCGGAGAGCAAAAAAGTCGACTGAGATTGTTCAActgtcaaaaacacaaactggcGCTCGGATTTCAGGAGCCCTTATGTTTGTGGTAACTCTAGAGAGGACGCGTTACGACACCGCCGACATTCTGAACCGATAAAAATACACGCAGAGGGGGAGCACGCTCGGACGCAAACGGAGACCGTCACGGCTTCCCAAGtttatcaaacttttttttaattttttttttaaagtcaaggACAGAACCCTCAGGAGGAGCGGCGACATTGTTTGGAACGAGGGCAGGATATCGTTTCAGCATCAGCGtcgtctcctctccagcctgAGGCCGTTCAAACGCGTCGGTCCACTTCTGTTGCTGCTCCGCACCAAAGAAACTCTCATGGTTCTCGTTTTTCACCACCGATCAACATGAGAAGTCCCTCAGAGCATCGTTTCGTTCAGCAGAAATACATTCTGGGatatttaaccctttaaagcctgaaatattttttaaaaaatagccagaatatatatatatatatatatatatatatatatatatatatatatatatatatatatatatatatatatatatatatatatatatatatatatatatatatataaagcctgaaatatttttaaaaaatacccagaaaaaaaaaaaaaaaaaaaagtatatataataAAAGATGCGTATAGCCAAAGGAATAAAGTTAAAGTTTTGCATCGCTCACGACGTTTCTGTGTGAGAGAACATTTGAAAGAGAAACGACGCTGCGTACATTTATCAGTGGAACCACACCAAAgtgtatggacacacacacacacacacacacacacacacacacgtagagcCAGCCCGCCAAGTTAGTTTCAACTGAACCAAATCCGTGAAGAGCGAACGCTCCCTGAAGGCGTCGCATGAATGAGCGTTAATAAACATCACCATAACTGCATCGTCAGCTTTTCCCAGCATGacgcagcttttttttttcaaacgcCATTAACCTCATCCTGCAGAGAAACATTTTGATGCTGAATCATTTAAAGACCACAGAtggctccaaaaaaaaataaaaaatctgccCCCGGAGctcaagtgtaaaaaaaaaaaagtgtgtgtgtgtgtgtgtgtgtgtgtgtatctggaaGGTGTGTCAACTGGTCATTGAAGGCTGCCAAAGGGAGGGGCTTCAGCGAACAGATTGTTGCCCCCGGCAACTCCCAAACTGGCCCCAGCCTGACAGTCGGTTGCTACCAATAGCAGCAGAATTTATAGCTCAGCCATGTGGATTCAGGggttagaacacacacacacacacacacacacacacacacacacacacacacacacaccccgtcAGATCCATCCCGCTCCCCCCTGAGCAGCCAGTCAGCATCCTGTAGCCGCTATAAAGCGAGCTGCCGGATGCTAAGTGTGAGCTAACGGCGCGTTCCTTCTTCCTGCTGAgactctgaacacacacacacacagctggtgtgtgtgtgtgttccagttcTACGCGTGACTGGGTGTGAACGAGCCAACCGTCTGATCTGGGGGCGCCGTTTGACCCCCCCTGCCGCTTTGCCCCACGCCCAGCGCTGGCGTCCAACTGTCCAGCATGAGGTAGGCACCTGATGACAGGTGATGACACACGGAAGCTGAGGAGGATGTGATGCCTTCGCTGGTCGCTGTTTCCTGTGCTGTGTATCCgtggtaaccatggaaacaacaggCGGCGTCGGACTCTGAGAGTAAACACCTGTAAGGCGGCGTCCAGGGCAATAAAACCGTCCTGTGAGTTCAGACCGACGCTCCTCCGAGGTTGTGGATTCGTCACCGGATCGCGTTACATCATAACGcctgagtcagtgtgtgtgtgtgtgtgtgtgtctgtgggtctgtgtgtgtgtgtgtgtgtgtgtgtgtgtgtgtgtgtgtgtgtctgtgggtctgtgtgtttgtgtgtgtgtgtgtgtgtgtgagcttgtaATAGACGTGTGGTGTTTCATCTCTTGTGTATTTACAGACTGTACGAACCATGATCAGAAATTAGTTGTGAATTCGAtccacagcaacaacaaaaacagcaacaacaacaaaaacaacaacaacaacaaaaacagcaacaacaacaaaaacagcaacaaaaacaacaacaaaaacaacaacaacaacagaaacaacaacagcccAGCGGCTCTCGTCCCGTCTCACACACACGGATCCATCGCTTGACTCTCTGGGGTGGGATCGTGGCTCTTTATATCAagactgttgttgtttgttgttgtttatttttgtctatTGTGGGCTGATTTCAGTAGATTAatcatgttgggtttttttaagcAAAAGGACACAAATCAGTGTTTTGTGAGGAATGGAGTCATCAGGATGTGGAGTCTAAAGCAGGGCGtttctgggtgggggggggggttctggttctggatctgtcTAACGTCTGGAGTCGAGCTGAATGTTTCAGGGTTTGCTTCGAACACCCGTGACCTTGGGTTTCACACCACAGCGATAACAATTCAAATGGTtgtgagaataaaaacacacttgtTGTTGAAAAAAAGTCTTCTGGCGCTGCTCGAACCCGAGACGAGGGGTTTCTGCATCGCCGGTGATCGTCCCTAGACGTGAGACACGAGACTGAGTAATCTCATGTTTTGGAAACAAATCTGAGCGATCCAgcatgagacacacacacacacacactcacacagacacacacacacatacacaaccgTTTCctacattacccataatgcaacacAAGTGCAGAAATGAAATGCCAGCATCGGTTAGCTTGGCCTCAAACCTCCAGTCGAATCTAATATGCGGTGTGGTTACCTCACATTTTACGTATGTCGAACCTTT encodes:
- the LOC137608229 gene encoding inactive tyrosine-protein kinase PRAG1-like; this translates as MSACSDFAEHVWKPGSCKNCFHPLSAHRRTVGSAGGSEPTACSKSGPGGDEEAGLTAPLPYSKPTIAVKPTMMSLDTNESVADVNMNIEQENTKSPADHLGLKLLNLSSLYIDGNGCNKIGGPQEAVLKSPETKTDYNNCFSLTSLSPNIQPKDSMVISNIFVTQEEGRGSHSLKKNATGMQRDTRTKIICNGPSVTARLNGQGSVGKPFPVGVVPSSPARVHSNSRSSGSSPDVTTKTPNTLSNSASSPDTSNHNPPTSLNSPPLSKQTSLSDSSCSFRSSTDSLPGEEGLGQTQVGSRSLQSPTALLSSQSIPNSPSGRPDVEPIYAESTKKKRPPQGHGVQSKPEPLNPPKTSPQCSEHQHSGDGQWTTITVMAAHTEADNKTFYLSSPDSSISTQSHFSPTGRKDPSSPAFRWPAPNTPSLVSEASLTPPLHPKPQSSPPVPPKRTNRSPKLGTSSLLPCMSSPVPLPNLPKLDTPTLSPSISSPVPLPDLPKLGTPTLSPSVSSPIPLPDLPKLGTLTLSPSVSSPVPLPEPPMLFLVSAKEGHFKVHTDNHTAVSERWHKPPHHSPGWNCRIEEEEEDEERERKEGEKKKKLPHSTGTTYSLTSLVNGASVWKESRDVKAHRSPPPMTEPGTTPPAPHNNGACQGESKDSGGQEEGQHNGSMPARQRLHGRSSEPLAAGKGSATNEPNPPPPPPKKLHRVCGGKMSGSSLELDQQGPVESPPPSLRGLGSNSLSMTSSDYPISDRGSRDATQMSCSSPCARSPVASAPGSPLPPSSSFLTNQPPPLPEKKMVNRTASAPDSSNGKPFIQAYPRLMFTGSESNVCQPANVGSRSSLPSSPVDPRPMFSSNESLERCQGLIGRTSRSRTLDEPLKTQGRLGVHCRGSVTCSSSPQLSVPITTAEPGLAPNLGSSLQLQTLLSNIDSREGVYSKLGGLYAESLRRLALKCEDHFTRSQKNPLRFEESNWSLFRLTSNKPSCMAGDAVYYSAACASDPSHSYAVKICKSPSMEAKQGHLYGLSVQQSIPPHFNLQQDCGHFLACVPQSMLPSDEASPSVPGPPVDRERVVVITSEIPQQTAADFVQEWEAFHKSQPEVYERRVCFLLLQLCNGLEHLKEHGVTHRDLCLENLLLVPHYRRSSQFPQQHITADSNSNGVDTQRHLPRLLISNFAKAKRRSCEDAASTTVDPRIKRDHARLAPEIVSAAQYRKFDEFQTGILIYELLHQPNPFELSPALKEQDYRCEDLPPIPSVSLYSAGLHRLAQLLLQPDPIKRIHIQEAKRILQSLLWGPRKDLMEQQAQRYGGFVGGPRHEGLLNWLDVKRALLMMKFAERSLEPERNAELEDWLCCQYFSSAHPMSLCHTAELLYALK